gAAAAACCCTCTCATATTCAtagttgaaaaaaaacaaaaaaaaaccctcTGATATTCATACTCTAATCTAAGCCGGTTGTTTCTTTAAACTCTCTGCGACGGTAAAGTATTTGTTTCCCGCAAAAAGACTAATTAACAATAATAATCAACTAAGGACTGGTCTGATCTCTTGAGCTCTCATACCAACAAAACATGACTTCAAACACTTTCCTCTCGGTGATCCTCCCCCTCCTCCTCCCACCATTCCTCCGCTCTCCACCACCGTCTCCTCTACCACCGCCGATATTGTAGCTTTCATATATTCTTCTTCACCACCACCATGCACATTgccctcatcatcatcataactATCAATAACACCATCCTCATCATCACGGGCAGTAATAATTACACTCTTGTCAACATTATCCGCCAGATCATCTCTCACCTCGTGAtgatcatcaacatcatcaccATCACACTCGTGATCATcatgatcatcgtgatcatgcTCATCAACATCATCAGGTGGGTAATGAGAGGGCTCTTGGGGAAGTTCCAAAACGTCACCGTCAAGAGGAACAAGGTGGAGAGTGAGGCGTCCATTGGATCTATGCGCACGAAAATACTCGTGATGACGAACCTTCTCTTCTCTAAGGATAAGCCTCCCGTCGCTCGTCACCACACGCTTCAGAACCCACGGCATGTGCGGGAGAAGATTCTCCGTCTGAGCAAGCAACGGTATGGGGGGAGGAAACTCACGCGCCGCCGCGGCTCTAGCTTCTCTTTCCTCCCTCCTCCTTCCTCCATAACGATAACGGTTCAAAGGCTCCTCTCGGGAGACAACGTTGTTTCCTTCAACCGCGGAGAGGACGTCGAAACAGCTCTCTGTCCCGATGTAGTCTCCAACGGCGGAGGAAGATGATGACGTACGGGAAAGCATGGATGACGTCAATAAAGGTGAGGTTTGATGGGAACTAATGGAAAGAGACTGatcagaagaagaagtggaagcCATGTGTGACGATGATGAGACGGAGGAggatgaaataaataaataaataaaatacaaaacccaaacaaaatgattttttggtgggttttgtttttattttattttattgggaTGCTAGAGTTGCATGAAGAGGTTTTAAATAGGAAGACAGCTATGTGAAGGTGGTGACATCATCGAAGGGATGGTCTCTGAGATATTATTGAGAATCTGTGACATTCAATGTTTTTTCCCTGTCAAtggaaaaaataatgaaatgtATATTAGACCCAAATAAAACTGTTCTCCAGCGAAtatgtcatcatcatcaaattATAAAACCAGTGTCCTAATCCATAAAAGCTTCTGGAGGTTTCTTAGAAATTCTATATATCCAATTATCCATCCAAACCTTTTTTCTATCCAATGAATCAAATTCTTCGGTTAGCAAATGAGTATATGTCCAAAaatacatctatatatatagtctagtttgagttgacaaaaaaaaaagtctagtttgaaacttttttataaacaattataagAGCATGTAAAACTgattatttcttcttctttttttgtcaaccactAAGGATTATttcttcaaaatatcataattaaaatatgtaaactcAAAGAACAGAATTTATCTAtagattaattatttaaatatttacaatattttataaacaatgtATCTATATCTCATCGACTAATGAAAACCTTCATTCTCTTTTTAGtcataatatgtttttttaagttaaGTTTTAAGAATTTTCTGCACAACTTATATCTATAAGCATGCTGCATGCATTTGTAGCTTCCTAAAATACTAAAACCCCAACAATTTATCCAATATTTGAGTAGATCACCAAGATGATGCAGcaattaagatatttttaccaaaaagtaACAAGTATAACTACATAaaatttatctataaataataGCTTATAAGAATTAGAATGTGTTTTCCAAGTTGTTTCGgaaaatcaaattgtaatattataataagtttataacaACACAAAAACATTCTAAATTATATAACGAAATAAAGTAATTTAAACAAGAAGTATACGATCAGTGGTAGGAACTAAGTTATGATATTCAAAACGTCTATAGActaacaattgtttttttataaaagacacaattgttttttttttatcaaatactAACAATTGTTCTAAAATACTAATAAAGGGTAAAGGAAATGAGAAGCTCAAACAGCCAAAATCTGTTGCCAAAGTTTATAAAcgttataataaaaacaaaaaaaaactacacgTTTATGATTtgagttaaataaaaaaatcataaacacaTTGGTCAAATCGAACAAATTACGCGTTCCTttatggggaattttcaaaaataccactttaaagataccattattcatctttaccaccactaagtacacattttcaaaaataccttatttattaaaatgttaaagactcttatatttttgtttttatatatttttcaaaattttaatccaaaattctaaatcctaaacccccaattctaaaccctaaaccctaaatcttcaactctaaaccctaaaccctaaactatataccctaaattcaatatcccaaacc
The Raphanus sativus cultivar WK10039 chromosome 1, ASM80110v3, whole genome shotgun sequence DNA segment above includes these coding regions:
- the LOC108839553 gene encoding uncharacterized protein LOC108839553; this translates as MASTSSSDQSLSISSHQTSPLLTSSMLSRTSSSSSAVGDYIGTESCFDVLSAVEGNNVVSREEPLNRYRYGGRRREEREARAAAAREFPPPIPLLAQTENLLPHMPWVLKRVVTSDGRLILREEKVRHHEYFRAHRSNGRLTLHLVPLDGDVLELPQEPSHYPPDDVDEHDHDDHDDHECDGDDVDDHHEVRDDLADNVDKSVIITARDDEDGVIDSYDDDEGNVHGGGEEEYMKATISAVVEETVVESGGMVGGGGGGSPRGKCLKSCFVGMRAQEIRPVLS